The Streptomyces albofaciens JCM 4342 genome has a segment encoding these proteins:
- a CDS encoding sigma-70 family RNA polymerase sigma factor, which produces MSSRSDHPTHATGAHQAHDDGRRVVPSLPERYAPHLDGLFTYCLSVLCEHDAATAVLGEVLAVAERHHGRRPPDAALYRSWLYALARWACLRRLSDRAPDGGTDHGTGVPAEPAAPPAGAGTAPATNQGVTTFGMGASAAFGAPAAPGGTPDAARRRRELASLAWPEAAGTTPEQREALELSVRHRLSTEEVAAVLGGDLTATRTLLAAASCEVERTRAALAVVEFGRCPDVAQLAGDHQMLLGGALRRELVRHVDDCAECRRTAERATAHGPWPGTAPLGHGALPMVTAPRTAVCTAMAAARGSRSGRAEGVAGAGVPPRSGRTGRSAGVNGSPRYDRRGFPVRPKDPATRRRARTRAVTTTVLATVLVAPVLALWAAYRGAPSTGEGEGPAVTAGEADGSGALDGAPYENAGSARTSAGPPAASGLPAVSVQVVGADGMPLRPGEPDRSRTGPGRLTVTARPSGAGTVITLTASGGEPVHWTARSGAPWLRLSGTAGVLVPGESGTLVVTVDHGREPDGYWNARITLAPGGTTVTLEGWGAGGDHRPGPGGHPPEPGPGHHPGPRPASPAPDPTHHPTASPTPSSAPTPAPTAGEPTTGPSPSPSGTAGPAG; this is translated from the coding sequence ATGAGCAGCAGGTCCGATCACCCCACGCACGCCACCGGCGCACATCAGGCGCACGACGACGGCCGCCGCGTCGTGCCGAGCCTCCCCGAGCGCTACGCACCCCACCTGGACGGCCTGTTCACCTACTGCCTGTCCGTCCTGTGCGAGCACGACGCGGCCACCGCCGTCCTCGGCGAGGTGCTCGCCGTCGCCGAGCGGCACCACGGCCGGCGGCCCCCCGACGCCGCCCTCTACCGCTCCTGGCTGTACGCGCTGGCCCGGTGGGCCTGCCTGCGGCGGCTCTCGGACCGGGCCCCGGACGGCGGAACGGACCACGGTACCGGAGTTCCCGCGGAACCGGCGGCCCCGCCCGCCGGGGCCGGTACGGCCCCCGCCACGAACCAAGGCGTCACCACCTTCGGCATGGGCGCGTCCGCCGCCTTCGGAGCCCCGGCCGCTCCCGGCGGCACCCCCGACGCGGCGCGCCGCCGCCGCGAACTGGCCTCCCTGGCCTGGCCGGAGGCCGCCGGCACGACCCCCGAGCAGCGCGAGGCGCTGGAGCTGTCGGTACGCCACCGCCTGTCCACGGAAGAGGTCGCCGCCGTCCTCGGCGGCGACCTCACCGCCACCCGCACCCTCCTGGCGGCCGCCTCCTGCGAGGTCGAGCGCACCCGCGCCGCGCTCGCCGTCGTCGAGTTCGGCCGCTGCCCGGACGTCGCCCAGCTCGCCGGCGACCACCAGATGCTGCTGGGGGGCGCGCTGCGCCGGGAGCTGGTCCGGCACGTGGACGACTGTGCCGAGTGCCGCCGTACGGCCGAGCGGGCCACCGCGCACGGCCCCTGGCCGGGCACCGCGCCCCTCGGCCACGGCGCGCTGCCGATGGTCACCGCTCCCCGTACGGCCGTGTGCACGGCCATGGCGGCGGCGCGCGGCTCGCGTTCGGGGCGTGCCGAGGGCGTGGCGGGCGCGGGCGTCCCGCCGCGCTCGGGGCGCACGGGCCGCTCCGCGGGCGTAAACGGTTCTCCTCGCTACGACCGGCGTGGCTTCCCCGTCCGCCCCAAGGATCCGGCGACCCGCCGCCGGGCGCGGACCCGGGCCGTGACCACGACCGTGCTCGCCACCGTGCTGGTGGCGCCGGTGCTCGCCCTGTGGGCCGCCTACCGGGGCGCGCCGTCGACCGGAGAGGGGGAGGGACCGGCGGTGACGGCCGGCGAGGCGGACGGCTCCGGCGCGCTCGACGGCGCCCCGTACGAGAACGCGGGCAGCGCGCGGACCTCCGCCGGGCCGCCCGCCGCGAGCGGTCTGCCCGCCGTGTCGGTGCAGGTCGTCGGTGCTGACGGGATGCCGCTGCGCCCCGGCGAGCCGGACCGCTCCCGCACCGGCCCCGGACGGCTGACCGTCACGGCCCGGCCGAGCGGCGCCGGTACGGTCATCACGCTCACCGCGTCCGGCGGCGAGCCGGTGCACTGGACGGCGCGGTCGGGCGCGCCGTGGCTGCGGCTGAGCGGCACGGCCGGGGTGCTCGTCCCCGGAGAGTCCGGCACGCTCGTGGTGACCGTGGACCACGGCCGCGAACCGGACGGCTACTGGAACGCGCGGATCACGCTCGCGCCCGGCGGCACGACGGTGACGCTGGAGGGGTGGGGCGCGGGCGGCGACCACCGGCCGGGGCCCGGCGGGCACCCCCCGGAGCCCGGCCCCGGACACCACCCCGGCCCGAGGCCGGCCTCACCGGCGCCGGACCCGACGCACCACCCGACCGCGTCGCCCACACCCAGTTCCGCACCGACGCCGGCGCCCACGGCGGGGGAGCCGACGACGGGACCGAGCCCGTCACCGTCCGGTACGGCCGGGCCGGCGGGCTGA
- the disA gene encoding DNA integrity scanning diadenylate cyclase DisA: MAANDRASSSGGRSGWGPPTRRSGDGGGTDGLMRASLSAVAPGTALRDGLERILRGNTGGLIVLGFDKTVESMCTGGFVLDVEFSATRLRELCKLDGALVLDKDITKILRAGVQLVPDASIPTEETGTRHRTAQRVSIQAGFPVVSVSQSMRLIALYVDGERRVLEESAAILSRANQALATLERYKLRLDEVAGTLSALEIEDLVTVRDVTAVAQRLEMVRRIATEIAEYVVELGTDGRLLSLQLDELIAGVEPERELVARDYVPEPTAKRSRTVPEALSELDALSHAELLELPIVARALGYSGSPETLDSAVSPRGFRLLAKVPRLPGAVIDRLVDHFGGLQKLLAASVDDLQAVDGVGEARARSVREGLSRLAESSILERYV; this comes from the coding sequence GTGGCAGCCAACGACCGGGCATCGTCGTCTGGTGGCAGGTCCGGTTGGGGGCCGCCCACCCGGAGGTCGGGCGACGGCGGCGGTACGGACGGCCTGATGCGGGCCTCGCTGAGCGCCGTCGCGCCCGGTACGGCGCTGCGCGACGGCCTGGAGCGCATTCTGCGCGGCAACACCGGCGGTCTGATCGTCCTGGGCTTCGACAAGACCGTCGAGTCGATGTGCACCGGCGGCTTCGTGCTGGACGTGGAGTTCTCCGCGACCCGGCTGCGCGAGCTGTGCAAGCTGGACGGCGCCCTGGTCCTGGACAAGGACATCACCAAGATCCTGCGGGCCGGTGTGCAGCTGGTCCCGGACGCCTCCATCCCCACCGAGGAGACCGGCACCCGCCACCGCACCGCCCAGCGCGTCTCGATACAGGCCGGTTTCCCGGTCGTCTCGGTCAGCCAGTCGATGCGCCTGATCGCGCTGTACGTGGACGGTGAGCGCCGCGTCCTGGAGGAGTCGGCGGCCATCCTCTCCCGCGCCAACCAGGCCCTGGCCACCCTGGAGCGCTACAAGCTCCGCCTGGACGAGGTCGCCGGCACGCTGTCCGCGCTGGAGATCGAGGACCTGGTCACGGTCCGGGACGTCACCGCGGTCGCGCAGCGCCTGGAGATGGTGCGCCGCATCGCGACCGAGATCGCCGAGTACGTGGTCGAGCTGGGCACCGACGGCCGGCTGCTCTCCCTCCAGCTGGACGAGCTGATCGCGGGCGTCGAGCCGGAGCGCGAGCTGGTCGCCCGCGACTACGTCCCCGAGCCGACGGCCAAGCGCTCCCGTACGGTGCCCGAGGCACTGTCCGAGCTGGACGCGCTCAGCCACGCCGAGCTGCTGGAACTGCCCATCGTGGCACGCGCCCTGGGCTACAGCGGCTCGCCCGAGACGCTGGACTCGGCGGTCTCGCCGCGCGGCTTCCGGCTGCTGGCGAAGGTGCCGCGGCTGCCGGGCGCCGTCATCGACCGGCTGGTCGACCACTTCGGCGGCCTCCAGAAGCTGCTCGCGGCCAGCGTGGACGACCTCCAGGCGGTGGACGGGGTCGGCGAGGCCCGCGCCCGGTCCGTCCGGGAAGGCCTGTCCCGGCTGGCGGAGTCGTCGATCCTCGAACGGTACGTGTAA
- the radA gene encoding DNA repair protein RadA, with protein MATRKSSAKERPSYRCTECGWTTAKWLGRCPECQAWGTVEEFGGAPAVRTTAPGRVTTAALPIGQVDGRQATARSTGVDELDRVLGGGLVPGAVVLLAGEPGVGKSTLLLDVAAKAASDDHRTLYVTGEESASQVRLRADRIGAIDDHLYLAAETDLSAVLGHLDSVKPSLLIVDSVQTVASPEIDGAPGGMAQVREVAGALIRASKERGMATLLVGHVTKDGAIAGPRLLEHLVDVVLNFEGDRHARLRLVRGVKNRYGTTDEVGCFELHDEGITGLADPSGLFLTRRDEPVPGTCLTVTLEGRRPLVAEVQALTVDTQIPSPRRTTSGLETSRVSMMLAVLEQRGRIAALGKRDIYSATVGGVKLTEPAADLAVALALASAASDTPLPKNLVAIGEVGLAGEVRRVTGVQRRLAEAARLGFTHALVPADPGRIPAGMRVLEVADVGEALRVLPRRPRREAPREKASAGKSPAGQAGPGGDAPAS; from the coding sequence ATGGCGACTCGTAAATCCTCGGCCAAGGAGCGGCCCTCGTACCGCTGCACCGAATGCGGCTGGACCACCGCGAAGTGGCTCGGCCGCTGCCCGGAGTGCCAGGCGTGGGGCACGGTCGAGGAGTTCGGCGGCGCCCCCGCCGTCCGGACGACCGCGCCCGGCCGCGTCACGACGGCCGCGCTGCCCATCGGCCAGGTGGACGGCCGCCAGGCCACCGCCCGCTCCACGGGCGTGGACGAGCTGGACCGGGTGCTCGGCGGCGGCCTGGTCCCCGGCGCCGTGGTGCTGCTCGCCGGCGAGCCCGGCGTCGGCAAGTCCACCCTGCTGCTGGACGTGGCCGCCAAGGCCGCGAGCGACGACCATCGCACGCTGTATGTGACGGGCGAGGAGTCCGCGAGCCAGGTGCGGCTGCGCGCCGACCGCATCGGCGCCATCGACGACCACCTCTACCTCGCCGCCGAGACCGACCTGTCCGCCGTCCTGGGCCACCTGGACTCGGTCAAGCCGTCCCTGCTGATCGTGGACTCCGTCCAGACCGTCGCCTCCCCCGAGATCGACGGCGCGCCCGGCGGCATGGCGCAGGTCCGCGAGGTGGCCGGCGCCCTGATCCGCGCGTCCAAGGAGCGCGGCATGGCCACCCTGCTGGTCGGCCACGTCACCAAGGACGGCGCCATCGCGGGCCCCCGCCTCCTGGAGCACCTGGTCGATGTCGTACTGAATTTCGAAGGGGACCGGCACGCCCGCCTGCGCCTGGTGCGCGGTGTGAAGAACCGCTACGGCACCACCGACGAGGTCGGCTGCTTCGAGCTGCACGACGAGGGCATCACCGGCCTCGCCGACCCGTCCGGCCTCTTCCTCACCCGCCGCGACGAGCCCGTGCCCGGCACGTGCCTCACGGTCACCCTGGAGGGCCGCCGCCCGCTGGTCGCCGAGGTGCAGGCGCTGACCGTCGACACCCAGATCCCGTCCCCCCGCCGCACCACCTCCGGCCTGGAGACCTCCCGCGTCTCGATGATGCTGGCCGTGCTGGAGCAGCGCGGGCGCATCGCCGCCCTGGGCAAGCGCGACATCTACAGCGCCACGGTCGGCGGTGTGAAGCTGACCGAGCCGGCCGCGGACCTCGCCGTGGCGCTCGCGCTGGCCAGCGCCGCCAGCGACACCCCGCTGCCGAAGAACCTGGTCGCGATCGGCGAGGTGGGCCTGGCGGGCGAGGTCCGGCGGGTGACGGGCGTGCAGCGCCGACTGGCCGAAGCGGCCCGCCTCGGCTTCACCCACGCCCTGGTCCCGGCCGACCCGGGCAGGATCCCGGCGGGCATGCGGGTGCTGGAGGTGGCCGATGTGGGCGAGGCGCTGCGCGTGCTGCCCAGGCGCCCGCGCCGCGAGGCGCCGCGCGAGAAGGCCTCCGCCGGGAAGTCCCCGGCCGGGCAGGCGGGTCCGGGTGGTGACGCCCCTGCCTCGTGA